The following nucleotide sequence is from Triticum dicoccoides isolate Atlit2015 ecotype Zavitan chromosome 7B, WEW_v2.0, whole genome shotgun sequence.
CACGAGGTAATCTCTCCCGACCatcctccctctcctcccctcctggtCATCCTTATCTCATCTCATCCCTTCCTTCGAGCCGGAACCCTAGATCGGCTCGGCCTCTGGCCTCTTCCCCAACGAAGCCGCTTCCCAGCGGCGGTAGGGTCACACGGCTGCACAATGCAGAAGGTCATGAAGAGAGACATAATCAGTCCAGGACCGTCGTATCTTGGACATCTCGGGTCTATCCCAAGTGTATAATTGAAGAACCATATCGCACTCTGCTCCTACCTGTTCGGCTGTTTGTGTGCTGTCCTGAAAGGAGAGATTTTTCATTTCTTGTCTATCTGATGAGTAAAAACGATATTTTGACATTGTTCATTTACTCACTTCGGATAGTGTCTGGTTAAATCAGAAGCTAGCTTGCTTTGCTGCTCGTGGACATCTCGAGTTCAGGGCGTCTTGGCTTCATCAGTCTGTTAGAATTTCTAGGTACCCTCCTTGTATGCAGGGGCGAATTTAGCAGCTAGGCTTCGTTAAGTCGTTAGAATTTACGATAAGTGGGGCAAAGGCAGGAGTTTGGACGATAATCAAGGTGAATGCTTGAGTTAAAATTTGCAATTTCTAAACTTTTTTCTCGCAATCATGCGTACCAGTGTTGTCTTGACTCTTGCTAGCTGATGGCAGATCTGATGATCCGTAAATTTGTGCATCTTGACGGGCTGTGACGTCTCTCTATAATTCTAGAATATAGCAGTTGTGTGAATTGGTTATACTTGCATCAGACCCCATAACTTCTGATGTTCGCAGAAAACAAAATATTGCTTTATGTCCATGTTATGATGTTAAGAGGGATTTCTCAGTCAAGTGTTTTTTTAACGACTTTTCTGCCACCAAAACGTATAGAACCTGTACAATTCTCCTACTTTCTTTGGTGTAATTTGATGCTAAAACTTTAGTTCTGTTAGTTTCATGAAGAAAGTTCCCTGGTGTTAATTTTCTTGTCCAGTAGTTTTTTTTCCGCCTTCTTAAAGCGGTATAATGTTCTAAATCCCACTGGTAGCTAATCCTCCAGTGGTTGCGTAATCAGTGCAGCTGAGTACATAAATGCAAAAACGAGACACTGCTCTTTGTATTTTCAGCCCATCAGTACATATTTAATTATCTCGATAATTGGTGTTCCGTGTGATTATTATGGAATCGAATTGCTTTTGCATATCACTGTGTCATAATGATCTAATTTTAATGTCACCTTCTGTCAGTCTGCAGGTTGACTTCTTGGCACTTCTGTGACATTAGAAGCTGAACCGCTGTTAACCACTCATTTGCTACAGCCTGCGGTGCCTTGATCTATTCTGGTTATTAGTCGCACTGAACTGAAGGTCACTCCTTTGCTGCGTCCTCCTCGGCTATGAGTTTCGAGGAAGTGAGGCGACGACGCTTGGAGGCATTGTAAGATTGTTCTTACATTTACCAATGTATATATGTCCAGGTCAAAGAACATCATTTTCTAACGGTTTTTTTCCTAACAGGGTGGCTAGTTGTATAaagaagttcaggacgaagaagccTGAAGGGTACAAGGAGTGGTCATGGCGGGAGAAGCCATATTGTGGTTGCGATATATTTCCCGGTGTGCTGACCCAGGGAAACCGAAACGTCTGCCAATTCTGTGCTGTCACATCAgctgggcaaatggagctgaatgcaAAGTTCGCCAAGTGGAGCAAATCAACGTGCAGATTGAGGTTTCAGTGGGAATCACTTTTGACACGCTTTTTTGAGTTGAATGGATTCATACCAGAATCAGAccatggagaagaggagaggaaaatgaTGGAGCTAAAGTATATCGTTCAAGATGAGTCTATATATGATTGGGATGATGCGAGTGCCTGGTGTTTCGAGAACCTAGGTGTGTTGGCTGATGGTGACAAGGCAGTGGTGCAATATCCACTAATGTCAGCCTCCAACATGTATAGGAGATTCTCGACAACTACCGATGATAAGATAAAGGAAATCATGGAGAACTCGCGTCTTGTGTCCAAGGATAATACTGATGTCAACGTAGGAATTGATGGTTACAAGTATTTCGAGGACCTGACACTGCAGGAGATCTGGGACTACGTGGAAAACGGTAGAGCTGTTGTGGCTGGGGTTCTTGCCGGGAAGAATTTTGACTATCTTAAACCGGATGAAATTTATGCATGGATTCCGAAGACCAAAGTTGAGAATGGAGTGAGGAAATGGTTTGATAAACCAGTCGCTCACGCAATAGTTCTGATGGGAACGGGAACGCTGGACCTCTGATGCAACATGAGCAGTATCATCCCTTCCTCAATTCCTATGGAGAGGAATATGCTGGAGGTGGTGTTGGATCTCTGTTTGCCAAGGCACTATATGGTGGATTCACTCTCTTGGAAGTGAATGACAAGCTAAAGCATGTCAAAACCACAATGTGTGACCTTAATGATGATTTTCCTCGTCCAAAGCTGTACGAGGATggtcctccgtctgccacctccTCTTCACCTCCAGGCATCCATGCCGTCACTGCTCGTCCGGCTCCTCATGTCGGGTCCCGTTCACTGCAACGCCTGGGGCGGTCTACTGCTGAGTACGACTCTGCCGTACCACTCTACCGCCCGCCTCCACTCCGCAATCGCTTGCCCTGCCCAGATGGAGAAAAGTGCGCATAGACAGTGTGAAATGAAGTAATGAGAAGGTCCTGATG
It contains:
- the LOC119338071 gene encoding uncharacterized protein LOC119338071 — translated: MSFEEVRRRRLEALVASCIKKFRTKKPEGYKEWSWREKPYCGCDIFPGVLTQGNRNVCQFCAVTSAGQMELNAKFAKWSKSTCRLRFQWESLLTRFFELNGFIPESDHGEEERKMMELKYIVQDESIYDWDDASAWCFENLGVLADGDKAVVQYPLMSASNMYRRFSTTTDDKIKEIMENSRLVSKDNTDVNVGIDGYKYFEDLTLQEIWDYVENGRAVVAGVLAGKNFDYLKPDEIYAWIPKTKVENGVRKWFDKPVAHAIVLMGTGTLDL